A genomic region of Phragmites australis chromosome 2, lpPhrAust1.1, whole genome shotgun sequence contains the following coding sequences:
- the LOC133903904 gene encoding WAT1-related protein At5g64700-like, which translates to MGNIAPYVAAFLLRLIYGVVNILTKVAFSQGTSTSVFVFYRHLIASVLLLPIAFAFERNTAPPLSLKVALKLFVHALYGMSAAMNISCVGLDYASATSASSVANLLPVLTFFLAVLFGMESLNLRRFHGLVKVSGIALCSVGVIVLALYQGPELKSFIHHLLYHHTSHVATNSSRKWILGTFLQSLAAVMWAIWAVLQGYLSGEYPSKLFNITLQIVFATAQSFFMALVIERDFSRWKLGLDIGLVAIVYCGITFAISCYIQIWLIAKRGPVFLNMTVPLTLMFTITLTFLMGEAVTLGSVMSGVLMVGGLYNVLWGKRIEQVAMSVQEDGETAACSDLEEQETAVPVPTTQD; encoded by the exons ATGGGCAACATAGCACCTTATGTTGCTGCGTTTCTTCTAAGACTTATCTATGGAGTAGTGAATATACTGACCAAAGTTGCTTTTAGCCAAGGAACAAGTACATCTGTTTTTGTTTTCTACAGGCATCTGATAGCTTCTGTGCTCTTACTGCCCATTGCCTTTGCATTTGAAAG GAATACTGCCCCACCGTTGTCACTCAAAGTCGCTCTGAAACTCTTTGTGCACGCATTATATGG GATGTCTGCTGCTATGAACATATCATGTGTTGGCCTCGATTACGCTTCAGCAACATCTGCTTCTTCAGTAGCAAATCTTCTGCCGGTTTTAACTTTCTTTTTAGCTGTTCTGTTCGG GATGGAGTCTTTGAACTTAAGGAGGTTCCATGGGCTTGTTAAAGTTTCTGGTATAGCGCTTTGTTCTGTTGGTGTTATTGTACTTGCGTTATATCAGGGACCTGAGCTGAAATCTTTCATCCATCACCTTCtttatcatcacacaagtcatgtCGCTACTAATTCCTCAAGAAAATGGATATTGGGGACTTTCTTGCAGTCTCTTGCAGCTGTAATGTGGGCGATTTGGGCAGTACTTCAG GGCTATTTGTCGGGGGAATATCCATCCAAGCTCTTCAACATAACTTTACAGATAGTCTTTGCAACTGCTCAATCATTTTTCATGGCTCTAGTGATTGAAAGAGATTTTTCAAGATGGAAGCTGGGTTTGGATATAGGTCTTGTTGCCATCGTCTACTGT GGTATAACTTTCGCGATTTCATGTTACATCCAAATTTGGTTAATTGCCAAGAGGGGGCCTGTATTCCTGAACATGACAGTACCATTGACTCTGATGTTTACAATCACGCTGACATTTCTCATGGGAGAAGCAGTCACCCTGGGAAG TGTAATGAGTGGAGTGCTAATGGTTGGAGGTCTGTATAATGTACTTTGGGGGAAGAGAATAGAACAAGTAGCTATGAGCGTACAAGAAGATGGAGAAACGGCCGCTTGCTCGGATCTGGAGGAACAAGAGACGGCAGTTCCAGTTCCCACAACACAAGATTAG
- the LOC133903912 gene encoding pentatricopeptide repeat-containing protein At4g38150-like encodes MSLQIPARSGGLRRLFLLGGSAGLRRPYSTGDRRRRVIREARQEEEDEAFLRTLNFGADPENNPLPPPPIRGVGSPYSSASTAAVGEQHQQRPEQSAQKAVGETLLEKLRMGDGPAAGKGTERQQPEEETPPQPEDVDEIFRKMKETGLIPNAVAMLDGLCKNGLVQDAMKLFGLMREKGAIPEVVIYTAVVEAFCKAAKLDDAVRIFRKMQGNGVIPNAFSYWLLIKGLCKGGRLDDAVAFCVEMFEAGLAPNAETFVGLVDAVCKTRGVDDAEKVVRSFQDRNFAIDEKSIREHLDKKGPFSPVVWEVIFGKKKSGRPF; translated from the coding sequence atgaGCCTGCAGATTCCGGCGAGATCGGGtggcctccgccgcctcttcctccTGGGCGGCAGCGCTGGGCTCCGGCGTCCCTACTCCACCGgtgaccgccgccgccgggtgATCCGCGAAgcgcgtcaggaggaggaggacgaggcctTCCTCCGCACCCTCAACTTCGGCGCCGACCCCGAGAACAACCCCCTTCCCCCGCCGCCGATACGCGGCGTGGGATCCCCATACAGCTCCGCCTCGACCGCTGCCGTGGGTGAGCAGCACCAGCAGCGACCCGAACAGAGCGCTCAGAAGGCCGTCGGGGAGACGCTGCTGGAGAAGCTTAGGATGGGCGATGGCCCCGCCGCGGGAAAAGGAACCGAGCGGCAGCAGCCTGAGGAAGAGACACCGCCGCAGCCGGAGGACGTGGACGAGATCTTCCGAAAGATGAAGGAGACCGGGCTGATACCCAACGCCGTGGCCATGCTCGACGGGTTGTGCAAGAACGGGCTGGTGCAGGACGCCATGAAGCTGTTTGGTCTGATGCGGGAGAAGGGGGCCATCCCGGAGGTCGTCATCTACACCGCCGTCGTCGAGGCCTTCTGCAAGGCGGCTAAGCTCGACGACGCCGTGAGGATCTTTAGAAAGATGCAGGGGAATGGGGTCATCCCTAACGCATTCAGCTACTGGCTGTTGATAAAGGGGCTGTGCAAGGGGGGCAGGCTGGATGATGCGGTAGCGTTCTGCGTGGAGATGTTTGAGGCCGGGCTTGCGCCGAATGCTGAGACATTCGTGGGCTTGGTTGACGCGGTGTGCAAGACGAGGGGGGTGGATGATGCTGAGAAGGTTGTGAGGAGCTTCCAGGACAGGAACTTTGCTATTGACGAGAAGTCTATCAGGGAGCACTTGGACAAGAAAGGTCCATTCTCACCAGTGGTGTGGGAGGTGATCTTTGGAAAGAAGAAATCAGGCCGACCTTTTTGA